One Paracidovorax avenae ATCC 19860 genomic region harbors:
- a CDS encoding 3-ketoacyl-ACP reductase FabG2, which yields MSARRVLVTGGSRGIGKAIALQLARDGFAVTVHCRSGLDQAQRTIDEIAAQGGTARVLAFDVRDRATARAALEQDLQAHGAYYGIVCNAGISRDNAFPAMSEDDWDSVLDTSLDGFFNVVHPLCMPMVRTRQGGRIVTIASVSGLMGNRGQVNYSAAKAGLIGATKALAVELASRRITVNCVAPGLIETDMTGDLPLEEALRVVPMNRVGRPEEVAAAVAFLMSDAAGYITRQVIGVNGGIV from the coding sequence ATGAGCGCGCGCCGCGTCCTCGTGACCGGCGGCAGCCGCGGCATCGGCAAGGCGATCGCCCTGCAGCTCGCGCGCGATGGCTTCGCCGTCACCGTGCACTGCCGCAGCGGCCTGGACCAGGCGCAGCGCACCATCGACGAGATCGCCGCGCAGGGCGGCACGGCCCGGGTGCTGGCCTTCGACGTCCGCGACCGCGCAACCGCCCGCGCCGCCCTGGAGCAGGATCTGCAAGCGCACGGGGCCTACTACGGCATCGTCTGCAATGCGGGCATCTCGCGCGACAATGCGTTTCCCGCGATGTCGGAAGACGACTGGGACAGCGTGCTGGACACCAGCCTGGACGGCTTCTTCAACGTCGTGCACCCCCTGTGCATGCCGATGGTGCGCACCCGCCAGGGTGGCCGCATCGTCACCATCGCCTCGGTGTCGGGCCTGATGGGCAACCGCGGCCAGGTGAACTACAGCGCCGCCAAGGCCGGCCTCATCGGCGCCACGAAAGCCCTGGCCGTGGAACTGGCCAGCCGCCGCATCACCGTCAACTGCGTGGCCCCCGGCCTCATCGAGACCGACATGACCGGCGACCTGCCGCTCGAAGAAGCGCTGCGCGTCGTGCCCATGAACCGCGTCGGCCGGCCCGAGGAAGTGGCGGCGGCGGTCGCTTTCCTGATGTCCGACGCGGCCGGCTACATCACCCGCCAGGTGATCGGCGTCAACGGAGGCATCGTCTAG
- a CDS encoding ApeP family dehydratase, giving the protein MNAPTLPFPDVAELLPHRGTMLLLDRVTGFTDDAATVQATPHAGAWYADAQGCMPAWIGLELMAQAVGVHVGLTHHYQGLPQKAGVLLGTRSYRSAVACFPAGVPLAVHAAMAFRDPSGLGSYECTISQPGNPTLLAEATLKVFEPEDFHAFVQDNPA; this is encoded by the coding sequence ATGAACGCGCCCACCCTCCCGTTCCCGGACGTCGCGGAGCTGCTGCCCCACCGCGGCACCATGCTGCTGCTCGATCGCGTGACCGGCTTCACCGACGATGCCGCCACGGTGCAGGCCACGCCCCACGCGGGCGCCTGGTACGCGGATGCGCAGGGCTGCATGCCCGCATGGATCGGGCTGGAGCTGATGGCGCAGGCCGTGGGCGTGCACGTCGGGCTGACCCACCACTACCAGGGGCTGCCGCAGAAGGCCGGCGTGCTGCTCGGCACCCGCAGCTACCGCAGCGCGGTGGCGTGCTTTCCCGCGGGCGTGCCGCTGGCGGTGCATGCGGCGATGGCGTTCCGGGATCCATCGGGCCTGGGCTCCTACGAATGCACGATCTCCCAACCCGGCAACCCCACCCTCCTGGCCGAAGCCACGCTCAAGGTCTTCGAGCCGGAGGACTTCCACGCCTTCGTCCAGGACAATCCCGCATGA
- a CDS encoding beta-ketoacyl-[acyl-carrier-protein] synthase family protein: MTSRIYLPALGLVNALGHSVDAVADGLFRGDTTGLVLEDGWIPGRPARIGRARPPDLPAIPEALAAWDCRNNRLLLQALAQIAPAVDEAVARYGRPRIGVVLGTSTSGVAEGEAALAHHRAHASLPRGYAYTQQEIGMPGPFLARYLGLGGPAYTVSTACTSSAKAFASARRLLRHGLCDAVLVGGVDSLCRLTVNGFTSLESTSPDVCNPMSRHRRGINIGEGAALFLMTREPAPVELLGIGESSDAHHISAPHPEGLGAELAMRAALADARLPPAAVGYLNLHATATPKNDQMESLAVARVFADGVCASGTKPLTGHTLGAAGATELAFCWLAVTRGLIPPHVWDGQPDPELAPLRLAGPGERFAPGAQRIAMSNSFAFGGSNASLLVGLCPER, from the coding sequence ATGACCTCCCGCATCTACCTGCCGGCCCTGGGCCTGGTCAACGCCCTGGGGCACTCCGTGGACGCCGTGGCGGACGGGCTGTTCCGCGGCGACACCACGGGCCTGGTGCTGGAGGATGGCTGGATTCCCGGGCGCCCCGCCCGCATCGGCCGCGCACGGCCCCCGGACCTGCCCGCCATCCCGGAGGCGCTCGCGGCCTGGGACTGCCGCAACAACCGGCTGCTGCTGCAGGCGCTCGCGCAGATCGCCCCGGCAGTGGACGAGGCCGTGGCCCGCTACGGCCGTCCGCGCATCGGCGTGGTGCTGGGCACCAGCACCTCGGGCGTGGCCGAGGGCGAGGCGGCCCTGGCCCACCACCGCGCCCATGCCAGCCTGCCCCGCGGCTACGCCTATACGCAGCAGGAAATCGGCATGCCCGGGCCCTTCCTCGCACGCTACCTGGGCCTCGGCGGCCCGGCTTATACCGTCTCGACGGCCTGCACATCGAGCGCCAAGGCCTTCGCCAGCGCGCGGCGGCTGCTGCGCCACGGCCTGTGCGACGCGGTGCTCGTGGGCGGCGTGGATTCGCTCTGCCGCCTGACGGTCAACGGCTTCACCTCGCTCGAATCCACGTCGCCCGATGTCTGCAACCCCATGAGCCGCCACCGCCGCGGCATCAACATCGGGGAAGGCGCCGCGCTGTTCCTCATGACCCGCGAGCCGGCCCCCGTCGAACTCCTGGGCATCGGGGAGTCCAGCGACGCCCACCACATCTCCGCGCCCCATCCGGAGGGCCTCGGTGCCGAACTGGCGATGCGGGCCGCGCTCGCGGACGCACGGCTGCCGCCCGCCGCCGTCGGCTACCTGAACCTGCATGCCACCGCCACGCCCAAGAACGACCAGATGGAAAGCCTCGCGGTGGCGCGCGTCTTCGCGGACGGCGTCTGCGCCAGCGGCACCAAGCCGCTCACGGGCCACACGCTCGGTGCGGCCGGCGCGACCGAACTGGCCTTCTGCTGGCTGGCCGTCACGCGCGGACTGATCCCGCCCCACGTCTGGGACGGGCAGCCGGACCCGGAGCTCGCGCCCCTGCGCCTGGCAGGCCCCGGCGAGCGCTTCGCACCGGGCGCGCAGCGCATCGCCATGAGCAATTCGTTCGCCTTCGGCGGCAGCAACGCGAGCCTGCTGGTGGGCCTCTGCCCGGAAAGATAA
- a CDS encoding DUF3261 domain-containing protein — protein MTPRKAWIAVQAARLAGLAAMAAALAGCGPDDGRCAPLPGGGQYCLQPTADVAPFDAQQKATVQLRGHAETMIVQMEVDAQGIRFVGLTPFGHKVVDVEYDNRAVRAHVLPDRRLDARLLLALVQIAQWPEGSVRAGLSAGLSLDATDSHHVRVQDRDGATVVAVRRAGDAPPYDRADIDLPGPGLALALDTLPAPDAAEPSP, from the coding sequence ATGACGCCGCGAAAGGCATGGATCGCCGTGCAGGCAGCCCGGCTGGCGGGCCTGGCTGCCATGGCCGCGGCCCTGGCCGGCTGCGGCCCGGACGATGGCCGCTGCGCACCGCTGCCCGGCGGCGGGCAGTACTGCCTGCAGCCCACGGCCGACGTGGCGCCCTTCGACGCCCAGCAGAAGGCGACGGTGCAATTGCGCGGCCATGCCGAAACCATGATCGTGCAGATGGAAGTGGACGCACAGGGCATCCGCTTCGTCGGATTGACGCCCTTCGGCCACAAGGTGGTGGACGTGGAATACGACAACCGCGCCGTGCGGGCCCATGTGCTGCCCGACCGGCGCCTGGACGCGCGGCTGCTGCTGGCGCTCGTGCAGATCGCCCAATGGCCCGAAGGCAGCGTGCGGGCCGGCCTGTCTGCGGGCCTGTCGCTGGACGCGACCGATTCCCATCATGTCCGCGTGCAGGACAGGGATGGCGCCACGGTGGTGGCGGTACGCCGCGCGGGAGACGCCCCGCCCTACGACCGTGCGGACATCGACCTGCCCGGCCCCGGCCTCGCGCTCGCCCTGGACACCCTGCCGGCCCCGGATGCCGCGGAGCCTTCGCCATGA
- a CDS encoding MMPL family transporter has protein sequence MSAVRLRAWVWLAIAVLLGAACVLQFTHSARLQTNLLTLLPATERNPVAEDAVNRLADTVGNRAVFLVGGVPLETAARAAREFARALQDARAFRQVTSDIPPTDLGRLTAIYREHRHSLLSAADREALRAGHPALAERLQAKLNAPLRLGLSLPLADDPFGFADAWLAALPLADLRIQPADGLLVVRDHGAAWVLVTAELKGSAYDDRIQRPVLRATTDAEHALARAFPEVRLLRAGTVFYAQAARSSAETEFHLIGAGSLVGMLVLLYLVFRSPRPLALGLLSVAFGICAGLVATIQVYGEIHLITLVFGASLIGEAIDYSVQYFAAHLGAGPAWEPIGALRRITPGLAMALATSLLGYGALWFAPFPALSQIALFALAGLSAAWLSVFLLLPALLRRPSTRDPAAAFQLPRRLLAWWQAHMDLRRCLLLMGGLLIAAVPGWWQLRGDDDIRLLIDRPAALLAQEQQLRELAGLGQTGQFILVEGATPDEVLAREEALSTRLAPLVASGALGGWQALSSFVPSAQRQSDNRALLAEHVYADESALRTLLDDAGVRDDVAARQKPQFLAAGGRTLSLQDWLQAPISAPFRHLWLGATPHGYASIVLPQGMQRPADVRRAVDALPGVAFVDKAGSISALFHQYRLGSVQWLVCALALVYGVLCLRYGARKATGVLAPTVLAMGLALACFGYAHVPLTLFHLMGLMLVLGVGVNYPIFLLEGGGNEAATLSGVLLSAGTTLLSFGLLAFSSMPALSGFGATLLVGIGMSVLLSPVVLSLDARRPR, from the coding sequence ATGAGCGCGGTCCGCCTGCGCGCGTGGGTCTGGCTGGCCATCGCGGTCCTGCTGGGTGCCGCATGCGTGCTCCAGTTCACGCACTCCGCGCGCCTGCAGACCAACCTGCTGACGCTGCTGCCCGCGACCGAGCGCAATCCCGTAGCGGAAGACGCGGTGAACCGGCTGGCGGATACCGTGGGCAACCGCGCGGTGTTCCTGGTGGGCGGCGTGCCGCTGGAGACCGCGGCCCGCGCCGCGCGCGAATTCGCCCGGGCGCTCCAGGATGCGCGCGCCTTCCGCCAGGTCACTTCCGACATCCCGCCCACCGACCTGGGGCGGCTGACGGCCATCTACCGGGAGCACCGCCACAGCCTGCTTTCCGCGGCAGACCGCGAGGCGCTCCGCGCAGGCCACCCGGCGCTCGCCGAACGCCTGCAAGCCAAGTTGAACGCTCCCCTGCGCCTGGGGCTGTCGCTGCCGCTGGCGGACGACCCTTTCGGCTTCGCCGATGCGTGGCTGGCCGCGCTGCCGCTGGCCGACCTCCGGATCCAGCCCGCCGACGGCCTGCTGGTGGTGCGCGACCACGGCGCAGCCTGGGTGCTGGTGACGGCGGAACTGAAGGGATCGGCCTACGACGACCGCATCCAGCGGCCGGTGCTGCGCGCCACCACCGACGCGGAACACGCGCTCGCCCGCGCATTCCCCGAGGTGCGGCTGCTGCGCGCCGGCACCGTCTTCTATGCCCAGGCCGCGCGCTCCAGCGCCGAAACCGAATTCCACCTCATCGGCGCGGGATCGCTGGTGGGCATGCTCGTGCTGCTCTACCTCGTCTTCCGCTCGCCGCGCCCGCTGGCCCTGGGCCTGCTGTCGGTGGCGTTCGGCATCTGCGCGGGGCTGGTCGCCACCATCCAGGTGTACGGGGAGATCCACCTCATCACCCTGGTCTTCGGCGCCAGCCTGATCGGCGAGGCGATCGACTACTCGGTGCAGTATTTCGCGGCCCACCTCGGGGCCGGTCCGGCGTGGGAACCGATTGGCGCGCTGCGCCGCATCACGCCGGGCCTCGCCATGGCGCTCGCCACCAGCCTGCTGGGCTACGGCGCGCTGTGGTTCGCGCCGTTCCCGGCGCTGTCGCAGATAGCTCTGTTCGCCCTCGCGGGCCTGTCCGCGGCCTGGCTGAGCGTCTTCCTGCTGCTGCCGGCCCTGCTGCGGCGCCCCAGTACCCGGGACCCGGCCGCGGCCTTCCAGCTGCCCCGGCGGCTGCTGGCCTGGTGGCAGGCCCACATGGACCTGCGGCGCTGCCTGCTGCTCATGGGCGGGCTGCTGATCGCCGCCGTGCCGGGGTGGTGGCAATTGCGCGGCGACGACGACATCCGGCTGCTCATCGACCGACCGGCCGCACTGCTCGCACAGGAGCAGCAACTCCGGGAACTGGCGGGCCTGGGCCAGACCGGCCAGTTCATCCTCGTCGAAGGCGCGACCCCGGACGAGGTCCTGGCCCGCGAGGAAGCGCTGTCCACGCGGCTGGCACCACTGGTGGCCAGCGGCGCCCTGGGCGGATGGCAGGCGCTGTCATCGTTCGTCCCCTCCGCGCAGCGCCAGAGCGACAACCGTGCGCTGCTGGCCGAACACGTCTATGCCGACGAATCCGCGCTGCGCACCCTGCTGGACGACGCGGGTGTGCGCGACGACGTCGCCGCACGGCAGAAGCCGCAGTTCCTGGCTGCCGGGGGCCGGACGCTCTCGCTGCAGGACTGGCTGCAGGCCCCCATCTCCGCCCCGTTCCGCCACCTGTGGCTGGGTGCGACCCCGCACGGCTACGCCAGCATCGTGCTGCCGCAGGGGATGCAGCGGCCTGCCGACGTTCGCCGGGCGGTGGACGCGCTGCCGGGCGTGGCATTCGTGGACAAGGCCGGCAGCATCTCTGCGCTCTTCCACCAGTACCGGCTGGGCAGCGTGCAGTGGCTGGTGTGCGCCCTGGCGCTCGTGTACGGCGTGCTGTGCCTGCGCTACGGCGCCCGCAAGGCCACCGGCGTGCTCGCCCCGACCGTGCTCGCCATGGGGCTGGCCCTGGCCTGCTTCGGCTACGCGCACGTGCCGCTCACGCTGTTCCACCTCATGGGGCTGATGCTGGTGCTCGGCGTGGGCGTCAACTACCCGATCTTCCTGCTGGAAGGCGGGGGGAACGAAGCGGCGACGCTCTCGGGCGTGCTGCTGTCCGCGGGCACCACGCTGCTCTCGTTTGGCCTGCTGGCCTTCAGCTCGATGCCCGCCCTGTCGGGGTTCGGCGCTACGCTGCTCGTGGGCATCGGCATGTCCGTGCTGCTGTCGCCGGTGGTGCTGAGCCTGGACGCACGGAGGCCGCGATGA
- a CDS encoding outer membrane lipoprotein carrier protein LolA produces MRTLTAALRLAALALWLALPLHAASAGTATLSSLAQHVAQHPVVRAEFTQTRQMAALKRPVVTTGRIVYSRERGVLWQIEKPYAMTYVLQDDKVVEIGADGQRRERQVQGLAEIGRVFRAVLSADTQALAGYFDIAVQGTTAQWTLELKPRQPQMAQVMERIQITGDQFVQTLRMDEAGGDSTSLRFRGTQGADTLSDAELQRFNGVPRTP; encoded by the coding sequence ATGCGCACGCTGACCGCCGCACTGCGCCTGGCAGCGCTCGCCCTGTGGCTGGCCCTGCCCCTCCACGCGGCCAGCGCCGGCACCGCCACGTTGTCCAGCCTCGCGCAGCATGTCGCGCAGCATCCGGTGGTCCGGGCCGAATTCACGCAGACCCGGCAGATGGCAGCGCTCAAGCGCCCCGTGGTCACGACCGGCAGGATCGTCTATTCGCGCGAACGCGGCGTGCTGTGGCAGATCGAGAAGCCCTACGCGATGACCTACGTGCTGCAGGACGACAAGGTGGTGGAGATCGGTGCCGACGGGCAGCGGCGCGAGCGCCAGGTGCAGGGCCTGGCCGAGATCGGCCGTGTCTTCCGCGCGGTGCTGAGCGCCGACACGCAGGCACTGGCCGGCTACTTCGACATCGCCGTGCAGGGCACCACCGCGCAGTGGACACTGGAGCTGAAGCCACGCCAGCCCCAGATGGCGCAGGTCATGGAACGCATCCAGATCACCGGCGACCAGTTCGTGCAGACGCTGCGCATGGACGAGGCAGGCGGCGACAGCACGTCCCTGAGGTTCCGCGGCACGCAGGGCGCGGACACGCTCTCGGACGCCGAGCTGCAGCGCTTCAACGGCGTGCCCCGCACCCCATGA
- a CDS encoding acyl-CoA thioesterase produces the protein MNPLLLSASIDVEIPFHDVDTMDVAWHGHYVKYFELARCALLRRFDYDYPQMKASGYLWPVVECHLKYVRPALYGQRVRVEAALAEYENRIKIRYEIRDAASGTTLTKGHTVQLAVDAATRELQFVSPPIVFANLERACAR, from the coding sequence ATGAATCCGCTTTTGCTTTCCGCCAGCATCGACGTCGAGATCCCGTTCCACGACGTGGACACCATGGACGTCGCCTGGCACGGCCACTACGTCAAGTATTTCGAGCTGGCCCGCTGCGCCCTGCTGCGCCGCTTCGACTACGACTACCCGCAGATGAAGGCTTCGGGCTACCTCTGGCCCGTCGTCGAATGCCACCTGAAATACGTGCGCCCCGCGCTGTACGGCCAGCGCGTGCGGGTCGAGGCGGCACTGGCCGAATACGAGAACCGCATCAAGATCCGCTACGAGATCCGCGACGCAGCCAGCGGCACGACCCTGACCAAGGGCCACACGGTGCAGCTGGCCGTGGATGCGGCCACCCGGGAGCTGCAGTTCGTCTCGCCGCCCATCGTGTTCGCCAACCTGGAGCGCGCATGCGCACGCTGA
- a CDS encoding glycosyltransferase family 2 protein, with the protein MTQAMAFRPCIIIPIYNHGDTIAATVARLAVHGLPIYIVDDGSDVPTQAALAAVAAACPQVHLSRLPANQGKGAAVMDGMRRARRDGMSHALQIDADGQHDTGDVPRFLACGERHPDAVVCGQPIYDASVPKKRLYGRYVTHFWVWVETLSFAVRDSMCGFRLYPLAPTCALIDAQRIPARMAFDIEIIVRLCWAGLPVRNIRTRVTYPEGGLSHFDMLRDNLRISWMHTRLSLGMLPRLPWIVARRLRGAPVSAPAQPPQSQPHWTRITERGSALGLSIVAATYRLLGPRAVGWMLYPIIAYFHAAAGPARRASQAYLARVHACGGLPRPPRARDSFRHMMAFARSSVEKLAAWSGKATATRVHFPQQALFAELVASRRGALLVSAHLGNLEMARAMAHAGQQVTVNAVMYTDHAQRFHRMLSRVNGGFDFNLLQVSSLGPDTAILLQEKIDRGELLVIVGDRTPPGAPGQASRTCTADFLGEPALFPEGPFILASLLDCPVYLFFCLPGPDGYTIHFEPFAERIELPRRERKQRLQEYVRAYARRLESYCLAAPLQWFNFFDFWHTAAPPVPTPPRPAGEAPIHPRTE; encoded by the coding sequence ATGACGCAAGCCATGGCGTTCCGCCCCTGCATCATCATCCCCATCTACAACCACGGGGACACCATCGCCGCCACGGTCGCCCGGCTCGCGGTGCACGGCCTGCCCATCTACATCGTGGACGACGGCAGCGACGTGCCCACGCAGGCAGCGCTGGCAGCCGTCGCCGCCGCGTGCCCGCAGGTGCACCTGTCGCGCCTGCCCGCCAACCAGGGCAAGGGGGCCGCCGTGATGGACGGCATGCGCCGGGCGCGGCGCGACGGCATGAGCCACGCGCTGCAGATCGATGCGGACGGCCAGCACGACACCGGCGACGTTCCGCGCTTCCTCGCATGCGGCGAACGCCATCCGGACGCCGTGGTGTGCGGCCAGCCCATCTACGACGCCTCGGTGCCGAAGAAGCGGCTCTACGGCCGCTACGTGACGCACTTCTGGGTGTGGGTGGAGACCCTGTCGTTCGCCGTCCGCGATTCGATGTGCGGCTTCCGGCTCTATCCCCTGGCCCCCACCTGCGCGCTCATCGACGCGCAGCGCATTCCCGCGCGGATGGCTTTCGACATCGAGATCATCGTGCGCCTCTGCTGGGCCGGCCTGCCGGTGCGCAACATCCGCACCCGGGTGACCTATCCGGAGGGCGGCCTGTCGCACTTCGACATGCTGCGGGACAACCTGCGCATCTCGTGGATGCACACCCGCCTCAGCCTGGGCATGCTCCCCAGGCTGCCATGGATCGTGGCGCGCCGACTGCGCGGTGCCCCCGTGTCCGCCCCGGCGCAGCCACCGCAGTCACAGCCGCACTGGACGCGGATCACCGAGCGCGGCAGCGCGCTGGGCCTCTCGATCGTGGCGGCCACCTACCGGCTGCTCGGCCCCCGCGCCGTCGGCTGGATGCTCTATCCGATCATCGCGTACTTCCATGCGGCTGCCGGGCCCGCGCGCCGCGCATCGCAGGCCTACCTCGCGCGGGTCCATGCCTGCGGCGGGCTGCCCCGGCCGCCCCGTGCCCGCGACAGTTTCCGGCACATGATGGCCTTCGCGCGCTCCAGCGTCGAGAAACTGGCGGCGTGGAGCGGCAAGGCCACGGCAACCCGCGTGCATTTCCCGCAGCAGGCGCTGTTCGCCGAACTGGTCGCCTCGCGGCGCGGCGCACTGCTCGTCAGCGCGCACCTGGGCAACCTGGAGATGGCGCGTGCCATGGCCCACGCCGGGCAGCAGGTCACGGTGAACGCCGTGATGTACACGGACCACGCCCAGCGCTTCCACCGGATGCTCTCGCGCGTGAACGGCGGCTTCGATTTCAACCTGCTGCAGGTCTCCAGCCTGGGGCCCGATACGGCCATCCTGCTGCAGGAAAAGATCGACCGCGGCGAGCTGCTGGTCATCGTGGGCGACCGCACGCCGCCGGGTGCCCCGGGGCAGGCCTCCCGCACCTGCACGGCCGATTTCCTCGGCGAACCCGCCCTCTTTCCGGAGGGCCCGTTCATCCTCGCGAGCCTGCTGGACTGCCCCGTCTATCTGTTCTTCTGCCTGCCCGGCCCGGACGGCTATACCATCCACTTCGAACCATTCGCGGAGCGCATCGAGCTGCCACGCCGCGAACGCAAGCAGCGCCTGCAGGAATACGTGCGCGCCTATGCGCGCCGCCTGGAGTCCTACTGCCTGGCCGCGCCGCTGCAATGGTTCAACTTCTTCGATTTCTGGCACACCGCGGCGCCCCCCGTCCCCACACCGCCGCGACCCGCCGGCGAGGCCCCCATCCACCCCCGCACCGAATGA
- a CDS encoding 3-hydroxyacyl-ACP dehydratase FabZ family protein, whose translation MSVQWLPEVRAVRRPDEDTAVIAMHVSGDIAHFAGHFPGFPILPGIVQLDWAVRFAEGHLPAFTQRGAFRALEQVKFQSLVLPGKDLELNLSWSRDRQRLAFAYAVGDRQCSSGRIAFEPAP comes from the coding sequence ATGTCCGTGCAGTGGCTGCCTGAAGTCCGCGCCGTGCGGCGCCCCGATGAAGACACCGCCGTGATCGCGATGCACGTGTCCGGCGACATCGCGCATTTCGCCGGCCATTTCCCGGGCTTCCCGATCCTGCCCGGCATCGTGCAGCTGGACTGGGCCGTGCGCTTCGCCGAAGGCCACCTGCCCGCATTCACGCAGCGCGGGGCATTCCGCGCGCTCGAGCAGGTGAAGTTCCAGTCGCTCGTGCTGCCGGGAAAGGACCTGGAGCTGAACCTGTCGTGGAGCCGGGACCGCCAGCGGCTCGCATTCGCCTATGCGGTCGGCGACCGGCAGTGCTCCTCGGGCCGCATCGCCTTCGAGCCCGCGCCATGA